In one Alphaproteobacteria bacterium genomic region, the following are encoded:
- a CDS encoding ABC transporter ATP-binding protein, producing the protein MTDGAKTIIGIRSVTKRFGSEVLAVDNVSIDIKEGEFFALLGPSGCGKTTLLRMIAGFEVPSDGTVEIDGQIMDDVAPNKRPVNMVFQSYAVFPHMTVADNVAYGLKMDRVPASETKERVEEALGLVQLPGYGDRMPDQLSGGQRQRVALARALVKRPKVLLLDEPLSALDAKLREAMQLELRNLQAKVGITFVMVTHDQDEALSMADRVAVMESGRVRQLAHPRDLYEYPNCRFVADFIGKMNLFEGFVKTASGGEISVNIDGIGDIRLPFDGSAKGKIGIAIRPEKAMVSAEKPSDDECLALEGRVTQVAYYGNESHVFVKTESGLDFSVTTQNSERSVVATTNPGDRRWVSWRRKDTLVLAE; encoded by the coding sequence ATGACCGACGGCGCCAAGACAATCATCGGCATCCGTTCCGTAACCAAACGCTTCGGCAGCGAAGTCCTTGCCGTCGACAACGTGTCGATCGACATCAAGGAGGGGGAGTTCTTCGCCCTGCTGGGTCCCAGCGGCTGCGGCAAGACCACCCTGTTGCGCATGATCGCCGGCTTCGAAGTGCCCAGCGACGGCACAGTCGAAATCGATGGCCAGATCATGGACGATGTGGCCCCGAACAAGCGGCCCGTGAACATGGTCTTCCAATCCTACGCGGTCTTCCCGCATATGACCGTCGCGGACAACGTCGCCTATGGCCTGAAAATGGATCGCGTGCCGGCGTCGGAAACCAAGGAACGGGTCGAGGAGGCCCTGGGGCTGGTTCAACTTCCGGGATACGGCGACCGCATGCCCGATCAGTTGTCCGGTGGTCAACGCCAGCGGGTCGCCCTGGCGCGCGCGCTGGTGAAGCGTCCGAAAGTGCTGCTGCTGGACGAACCGCTATCGGCCCTCGATGCCAAACTGCGCGAGGCCATGCAGCTGGAACTGCGCAATCTTCAGGCCAAGGTCGGCATCACCTTCGTCATGGTGACCCACGACCAGGATGAAGCGCTGAGCATGGCGGATCGTGTTGCGGTAATGGAATCCGGGCGCGTCCGCCAACTGGCCCATCCGCGTGATCTCTACGAATATCCGAACTGCCGTTTCGTGGCCGATTTCATCGGCAAGATGAATCTCTTCGAAGGGTTCGTGAAGACGGCGTCGGGCGGTGAAATTTCCGTCAATATCGACGGTATCGGCGACATCCGGCTACCCTTTGACGGGTCGGCAAAAGGCAAGATCGGTATCGCCATCCGGCCGGAGAAGGCCATGGTCTCGGCGGAGAAGCCGTCGGATGACGAGTGCCTCGCCCTGGAAGGCCGCGTGACGCAGGTTGCATATTACGGCAATGAGAGCCATGTCTTCGTCAAAACCGAATCCGGGTTGGATTTTTCGGTGACGACGCAGAACAGTGAACGATCCGTCGTCGCGACCACCAATCCGGGCGACCGTCGCTGGGTGAGCTGGCGCCGGAAAGACACGTTGGTCCTGGCCGAGTAA
- a CDS encoding ABC transporter permease: MAKKTLFGREPAGPLDYLRKWPLVTIMVMTFLFLYVPLLTLMAFSFNDSRRNIVWRGFSTKYYEKLFGNEDLMIAFGNSMTIALVSTVVSLVLGAMVAILLWRFRFPLKPLYEGTMALPIVIPEICMGVAMLAFFARIGWPNDLPWPINLGNITIAHISFTFPFVAVIVRARLAGFNREQEEAARDLGASDWQVYRDVIIPHMKPGLVAGALLAFTLSLDDFVITFFTSGPDTVTFPVKVYSMVRFSVTPEVNAASTVLIVITVFLTAIAMWLQSKGADKK, translated from the coding sequence ATGGCAAAGAAGACCCTCTTCGGACGCGAACCGGCCGGGCCGCTGGACTATCTGCGGAAATGGCCGCTGGTCACGATCATGGTCATGACCTTTCTCTTCCTCTATGTGCCCTTGCTGACACTGATGGCATTCAGTTTCAACGACAGTCGGCGCAACATCGTCTGGCGCGGCTTTTCCACCAAGTATTACGAAAAGCTGTTCGGCAACGAAGACCTGATGATCGCCTTCGGGAATTCCATGACGATCGCCCTGGTCTCCACCGTCGTCTCGCTGGTCCTTGGGGCGATGGTGGCGATCCTGCTCTGGCGTTTCCGGTTCCCGCTGAAGCCGCTCTACGAAGGCACGATGGCCCTGCCCATCGTCATTCCCGAGATTTGCATGGGCGTGGCCATGCTGGCCTTCTTTGCCCGTATCGGCTGGCCCAACGATCTGCCCTGGCCCATAAATCTGGGCAACATCACCATCGCCCATATCAGCTTTACCTTCCCCTTTGTCGCCGTCATCGTCCGGGCGCGTCTGGCAGGCTTCAACCGGGAGCAGGAGGAGGCCGCCCGCGATCTGGGCGCCAGCGATTGGCAGGTCTACCGCGACGTCATCATCCCGCACATGAAGCCCGGTCTGGTCGCGGGCGCCCTGCTGGCCTTCACCCTGTCGCTGGACGACTTCGTCATCACCTTCTTCACCTCGGGCCCGGATACCGTGACCTTCCCGGTCAAGGTCTACTCCATGGTCCGTTTCTCGGTGACGCCGGAGGTCAACGCGGCTTCAACCGTTCTGATCGTCATCACCGTCTTCCTAACCGCCATCGCCATGTGGCTGCAGAGCAAAGGGGCCGATAAGAAATGA
- a CDS encoding ABC transporter permease, producing the protein MEPWHKFRQVFWAVGIPPTFWLVLFFLIPLGLIWLFSFGEKVGVVGIDITWTLDNYARVFNADILTIFWKSLWMAGIATLICLFIGLPVALGIVYAPRQWKGLLLLGIMLPFWTNLLIRTYALIAVLRTRGYVNFTLEWIEAQIQALFNLVGMGGVALALFGERYQPLELLYNDQAVILGLVYVHLPFMVLPLYAALERLDRSYLEASLDLGAGHLRTLWNVVVPLALPGIISGIIITFIPALGSFLTPDLLGGPDSTMIATIIERQFKSANDWPFGSALSFLLMYITFGALAIRALMARRGGRDGLEG; encoded by the coding sequence ATGGAGCCTTGGCATAAGTTCCGACAGGTATTCTGGGCCGTCGGCATTCCGCCGACCTTCTGGCTCGTACTTTTCTTTCTGATACCGCTCGGCCTGATCTGGCTGTTCAGTTTTGGCGAAAAGGTCGGCGTCGTCGGAATCGACATCACCTGGACGCTCGACAACTACGCGCGTGTCTTTAATGCCGACATTCTGACGATCTTCTGGAAGTCGCTGTGGATGGCCGGCATTGCGACGCTGATCTGCCTGTTTATCGGCCTGCCGGTCGCGCTCGGCATCGTTTATGCGCCCCGTCAGTGGAAAGGCCTGCTGCTGCTGGGCATCATGCTGCCCTTCTGGACAAATCTGCTGATCCGCACCTATGCGCTGATCGCGGTCCTTCGCACGCGCGGCTATGTTAATTTCACGCTGGAATGGATTGAGGCGCAGATCCAGGCGCTGTTCAATCTGGTCGGTATGGGCGGCGTTGCGCTCGCCCTGTTTGGCGAGCGGTACCAGCCGCTGGAACTGCTGTACAACGACCAGGCCGTGATACTGGGACTGGTCTATGTCCATCTGCCCTTCATGGTCCTGCCGCTCTATGCTGCGCTGGAGCGTCTCGACCGGTCCTATCTGGAGGCCAGCCTCGATCTCGGCGCTGGCCATCTTCGAACGCTCTGGAATGTGGTCGTGCCGCTGGCGCTGCCCGGCATCATTTCCGGTATCATCATCACCTTCATCCCGGCGCTGGGCAGTTTCCTGACTCCGGACCTGCTGGGGGGACCAGACAGCACGATGATCGCCACGATCATCGAACGCCAGTTCAAATCGGCGAATGACTGGCCCTTCGGGTCGGCGCTGTCCTTCCTTCTGATGTACATCACCTTCGGGGCCCTTGCGATCCGCGCGCTGATGGCACGGCGCGGCGGTCGCGACGGGCTGGAGGGCTGA
- a CDS encoding spermidine/putrescine ABC transporter substrate-binding protein, whose product MTGKFHKGLTRRSMLQATMAGAGAAWAGITLGPKAHAAAHGEEPKVNFYNWDTYIGETTLSDFENQTDIEANMSLFADNDELFAKLREGNPGFDVIVPSDTYVARMIAADMLEPLDYSMIPNVKNLNPLFTDADYDPGRKYSVTYMWGTMGVGYRKSAVPGGITSWSQIFDSDAFSGRMAILSESSSMIGMVSMYLGTGMNPRTQEEIDAAVDLLIKQKPHFKTIAEDNGQDLLLSGEVDVTIEWSGDIGQVMLEDDDIDYAIPKEGSLIWADNLAIPKDAPHPMNAHKFINYILDAQAGALIADYIQYATPNEAARALLNDSYNKNPSVFPPEDVLAKCEWGEYLGEDVSRMQDEAWTRFLAA is encoded by the coding sequence ATGACAGGTAAGTTTCACAAAGGACTGACGCGTCGCAGCATGCTGCAGGCGACGATGGCCGGGGCCGGTGCGGCCTGGGCCGGAATTACCCTCGGCCCGAAGGCGCATGCCGCCGCTCACGGGGAGGAGCCGAAGGTCAATTTCTACAACTGGGACACCTATATCGGCGAAACGACGCTGTCGGACTTCGAGAACCAAACGGACATCGAAGCCAACATGTCGCTGTTCGCGGACAATGACGAATTGTTCGCCAAGCTTCGGGAAGGCAATCCGGGCTTCGACGTGATCGTCCCGTCCGACACCTATGTAGCGCGCATGATCGCCGCGGACATGCTGGAGCCGCTGGACTACAGCATGATCCCCAACGTGAAGAATCTGAATCCGCTGTTCACCGACGCGGACTACGATCCTGGCCGCAAGTACTCCGTGACCTACATGTGGGGCACGATGGGTGTCGGCTATCGCAAAAGCGCGGTACCCGGCGGCATCACCAGCTGGTCGCAGATCTTTGACAGCGACGCGTTCTCCGGCCGGATGGCGATCCTGTCCGAAAGCTCTTCGATGATCGGCATGGTGTCGATGTATCTGGGCACGGGCATGAACCCACGCACCCAGGAAGAAATCGACGCGGCAGTGGACCTGCTGATCAAGCAGAAACCGCATTTCAAGACGATCGCGGAGGACAATGGGCAGGACCTGCTGCTGTCCGGCGAAGTCGACGTCACCATCGAGTGGTCGGGCGATATCGGTCAGGTCATGCTGGAAGACGACGACATCGACTATGCCATTCCGAAGGAAGGCTCCCTGATCTGGGCGGACAACCTGGCCATCCCGAAGGACGCACCGCATCCGATGAATGCGCACAAGTTCATCAACTACATTCTGGATGCCCAGGCCGGCGCGCTGATTGCCGACTACATCCAGTATGCCACGCCGAATGAGGCCGCCCGCGCGCTGCTCAACGACAGCTACAACAAGAATCCCTCGGTCTTCCCGCCGGAAGACGTGCTGGCCAAGTGCGAATGGGGCGAATATCTGGGTGAAGACGTCTCGCGCATGCAGGACGAAGCCTGGACCCGGTTCCTGGCGGCCTGA
- a CDS encoding aspartate aminotransferase family protein, whose translation MTEIRRNLDVEELVRLDTAHHMHPFTDYKGLAGEGGSRIITRAEGVYLYDGHNNKILDGMAGLWCVNVGYGRDDLAEVAYRQLKELPYYNTFFKTAHAPSIELAAKVAEKLPANFNRVFFANSGSEANDTNVRMVHHYWQCAGKPEKRFIIGRENAYHGSTVAGAALGGMAPMHKQGGKLIPTIHHVMQPYWYKLGGEMTPAEFGLHAAKSLEDRILELGPENVAAFIGEPIQGAGGVIIPPETYWPEINRICKQYDILLIADEVICGFGRTGNWFGLETFGIEPDLITMAKGLSSGYMPIAATGVSDRVADTITAHGGEFFHGYTYSGHPVACAVALKNIEILESEGLVEKTATETGPHLAKRLAEFNDHPLVGETRSVGLIGAIELVKNKETRERFEPAGKVGTMCRDHFFKRNAIMRACGDAMVLSPPLIIEKDEIDALMSVTRECLDATARDLGMM comes from the coding sequence ATGACCGAGATTCGCCGCAACCTCGACGTCGAGGAACTGGTCCGCCTGGACACCGCCCATCACATGCATCCGTTCACGGATTACAAGGGCCTGGCAGGTGAAGGCGGCTCGCGCATCATTACCCGCGCCGAAGGCGTCTATCTCTATGACGGGCACAACAACAAGATTCTGGACGGCATGGCCGGGCTGTGGTGCGTCAATGTCGGCTACGGCCGTGACGACCTGGCGGAAGTGGCATACCGCCAGCTGAAGGAGCTGCCCTACTACAATACCTTCTTCAAGACCGCCCACGCGCCGTCGATCGAACTGGCCGCGAAAGTGGCGGAGAAGCTGCCGGCGAATTTCAATCGGGTCTTCTTCGCGAATTCCGGTTCCGAAGCAAACGACACCAACGTCCGGATGGTGCACCACTATTGGCAATGCGCCGGGAAGCCGGAGAAGCGCTTCATCATCGGGCGTGAAAACGCCTACCACGGCTCGACCGTGGCCGGCGCGGCATTGGGCGGCATGGCCCCGATGCACAAGCAGGGCGGCAAGCTGATCCCGACGATCCACCATGTCATGCAACCCTACTGGTACAAGCTGGGCGGCGAGATGACCCCGGCCGAGTTCGGTCTGCACGCGGCGAAGTCGCTGGAAGACCGGATTCTTGAACTGGGTCCGGAGAACGTTGCGGCCTTTATCGGCGAGCCGATTCAGGGCGCCGGCGGCGTGATCATCCCGCCGGAAACCTACTGGCCGGAGATCAACCGCATCTGCAAACAGTACGACATCCTGCTGATCGCCGACGAGGTGATCTGCGGCTTCGGGCGCACCGGCAATTGGTTCGGACTGGAGACATTCGGCATCGAACCGGACCTGATCACCATGGCGAAGGGTCTGTCCTCCGGCTACATGCCGATTGCAGCGACCGGCGTCTCGGACCGGGTCGCCGACACGATCACCGCCCATGGCGGCGAATTCTTCCACGGATATACCTATTCCGGGCACCCGGTTGCCTGCGCCGTGGCCCTGAAGAACATCGAAATTCTGGAATCCGAAGGCCTTGTCGAAAAGACGGCGACCGAGACAGGGCCGCATCTGGCCAAGCGCCTGGCGGAGTTCAACGACCATCCGCTGGTCGGCGAAACCCGCAGTGTCGGTCTGATCGGCGCCATTGAACTGGTGAAGAACAAGGAAACCCGCGAACGGTTCGAACCAGCCGGCAAGGTCGGCACCATGTGTCGCGACCATTTCTTCAAACGCAACGCGATCATGCGGGCCTGCGGCGATGCCATGGTTCTGTCGCCGCCGCTGATCATCGAGAAGGACGAGATTGACGCGCTGATGTCCGTGACACGCGAATGTCTGGACGCCACGGCGCGCGACCTGGGGATGATGTGA
- a CDS encoding methyl-accepting chemotaxis protein, which produces MKLDDIRISWKLGAGFCFMAVLILAVGFVGYRGLSAMNEGTQVVETSSAVSNALARAQINTERFGRTVDPADADTALADIEATRTAISSLEGRLDAEAEAVRLAALEAVDSFEANLNFYTDLRLTQVQTIEELDKDLQTVLKAATTVASGQEMQLTWAKSAAETAAKEQEAAFAVVDVTNSLKDLARRAGVEAAIFRYTGREGASNAVNDLVKEIFVDSVTLKNTLAGTSLEEDANRISKLAQDYRKAFAKAVKNPNSLTAGVTADALLADFITAVSKIADKQREVFDAASEKVKTTSAELTMRQAIEREATRLTLVFRQLATLKASFGQLTTREAFEKNLQETEKLIGAMKKSAQTLSELTPDDVLRKTSQTMIQSADRYLAKYGEMVARANDGLAAEETMRAAAQDLSASSEQLTLVGSSVLDSVRQDSLAFIGVGVAAAVLLAAGMGVMTNFTVVRPITRLSDSMNTLAEGDNSVDVPGTGRGDEIGAMAKTVEVFKENGLEKERLQKEQQRLEAKAEEEKRRATEELAKTFEQSVMGVLSQVGTATKEMREAVSSMLASASETSTSTDSAAQASAQASNNVQAVAAAAEQLSATVSEVTRQIATCVQVATEAQTSAQETDNAIQELAGSAERIGEAVRLISEVAEQTNLLALNATIEAARAGEAGKGFAVVANEVKALASQTGKATDEIANLVREIQGSTDDAVGRIKRIAETAAKVNEVISTVAAAMEEQGAATSEIARNAEGAADGTSQVVGNIDSVREQANSTGALARQLMDEVEGLDTGAGRLSEAVDGFLGKLRAA; this is translated from the coding sequence ATGAAACTCGACGATATCAGGATTTCGTGGAAACTGGGCGCCGGTTTCTGCTTTATGGCGGTGTTGATTCTGGCGGTGGGGTTCGTCGGTTACCGTGGCTTGAGTGCGATGAACGAAGGCACGCAGGTCGTTGAAACCAGCAGCGCGGTCTCCAATGCCCTTGCCCGTGCGCAGATCAACACGGAACGGTTTGGCCGAACTGTGGACCCCGCGGATGCCGATACTGCACTGGCCGATATCGAAGCAACCCGAACGGCAATCTCAAGCCTGGAGGGCCGACTGGACGCCGAAGCAGAGGCGGTCCGGCTCGCCGCGCTGGAAGCGGTCGACAGCTTTGAAGCCAACCTAAACTTCTACACCGACTTGCGCCTGACCCAAGTTCAGACAATCGAGGAACTGGACAAGGATCTGCAAACTGTCCTGAAGGCTGCCACGACAGTCGCTAGCGGCCAGGAAATGCAGCTCACATGGGCAAAATCCGCCGCAGAGACCGCTGCCAAGGAACAGGAAGCCGCTTTCGCGGTCGTCGATGTAACGAATTCCCTCAAGGACCTCGCCCGCCGGGCGGGTGTTGAAGCCGCCATCTTCCGATATACCGGCCGAGAGGGCGCGTCGAACGCGGTGAATGACCTTGTGAAGGAAATCTTCGTCGACTCGGTGACTCTCAAAAATACGCTCGCGGGCACCTCGCTGGAGGAGGACGCCAACCGGATATCGAAACTGGCCCAGGATTACCGCAAGGCATTCGCCAAGGCGGTGAAAAATCCGAACAGCCTGACCGCCGGGGTTACCGCAGACGCTCTTCTGGCGGATTTCATCACCGCCGTGTCCAAGATCGCGGACAAGCAACGCGAAGTCTTCGATGCCGCCTCCGAAAAAGTGAAGACAACCTCTGCGGAACTGACGATGCGTCAGGCGATTGAGCGTGAGGCCACGCGCCTGACCCTGGTTTTCCGTCAGCTTGCGACACTGAAGGCATCCTTTGGTCAACTGACGACCCGTGAAGCATTCGAGAAGAACCTCCAGGAGACCGAGAAGCTGATCGGCGCGATGAAGAAATCCGCGCAGACACTTTCGGAACTGACCCCCGACGATGTACTGAGAAAGACGTCCCAGACGATGATTCAGTCAGCCGACCGCTATCTCGCCAAGTATGGAGAGATGGTGGCCCGCGCAAATGACGGGCTCGCTGCGGAGGAAACGATGCGGGCCGCCGCCCAGGATCTGAGTGCGTCCAGCGAACAATTGACCCTTGTCGGTTCGAGTGTCCTGGACAGTGTTCGGCAGGACAGTCTGGCCTTCATCGGTGTCGGTGTCGCGGCAGCCGTGCTGCTGGCCGCCGGCATGGGCGTCATGACGAACTTCACCGTGGTTCGTCCGATCACCCGCCTGTCGGACAGCATGAACACCCTGGCCGAGGGCGACAATTCGGTCGACGTGCCGGGGACCGGACGCGGTGACGAGATCGGCGCGATGGCGAAGACTGTGGAGGTCTTCAAGGAGAACGGGCTCGAAAAAGAACGTCTGCAGAAGGAGCAGCAACGCCTGGAGGCGAAGGCCGAGGAAGAGAAGCGCCGCGCCACCGAAGAGCTCGCCAAGACCTTCGAGCAGTCGGTCATGGGCGTGCTGTCCCAGGTCGGCACCGCAACGAAGGAAATGCGCGAGGCAGTTTCCTCGATGCTGGCCAGTGCGTCCGAGACGTCGACGTCCACGGACAGCGCGGCCCAGGCTTCGGCCCAGGCCAGTAACAACGTGCAGGCCGTCGCCGCGGCTGCGGAGCAATTGTCCGCAACCGTGTCCGAAGTCACCCGCCAGATCGCGACCTGCGTTCAGGTTGCTACCGAAGCGCAGACCTCGGCACAGGAAACCGACAACGCGATCCAGGAACTGGCCGGTTCCGCCGAACGTATCGGCGAGGCGGTCCGGTTGATTTCCGAGGTCGCGGAACAGACGAATCTGCTGGCGCTCAACGCCACGATCGAGGCGGCGCGCGCCGGAGAGGCCGGTAAGGGCTTTGCCGTCGTCGCCAACGAGGTCAAGGCCCTGGCAAGCCAGACCGGCAAGGCCACGGACGAAATCGCCAATCTGGTTCGCGAAATTCAGGGCAGTACCGACGATGCGGTTGGCCGGATCAAACGCATTGCCGAAACCGCAGCCAAGGTAAATGAGGTGATTTCCACCGTCGCCGCGGCCATGGAGGAACAGGGCGCGGCTACATCCGAAATTGCCCGCAATGCCGAAGGCGCCGCTGACGGTACCTCCCAGGTGGTCGGCAATATCGACTCCGTCCGGGAACAGGCAAATTCCACCGGCGCCCTGGCGCGCCAGCTCATGGACGAAGTCGAAGGGCTGGACACCGGCGCGGGACGGCTGTCCGAAGCGGTCGACGGGTTCCTCGGAAAACTACGGGCCGCTTGA
- a CDS encoding PDC sensor domain-containing protein, with protein MRVSHVTCAVVLFLAASVAPAAANDFKPQLSKYIENATWIQDSVVTSAVEAQNEKHAGLSDADIEALDQKWRAEKDAGSGPMISEVLANDLSAWLKQKKDESNGLIAEVFVMDNKGLNVGQSDPTSDYWQGDEAKFQQTFGVGPDGQLIDEVEFDDSSESFISQVSRTITDASGAPIGAVTIGINVELLGG; from the coding sequence ATGCGTGTAAGCCATGTAACGTGCGCGGTTGTCCTGTTTCTTGCGGCGAGCGTCGCCCCTGCGGCAGCCAATGACTTTAAACCTCAGTTGTCGAAGTATATTGAGAACGCTACCTGGATTCAGGACTCGGTCGTAACCTCGGCTGTGGAGGCGCAGAATGAGAAACATGCCGGATTGTCCGACGCTGATATCGAAGCGCTGGATCAGAAATGGCGCGCTGAAAAGGATGCGGGATCCGGCCCGATGATATCGGAGGTCCTGGCAAACGATCTGTCCGCTTGGCTGAAGCAGAAAAAGGACGAAAGCAACGGTCTGATCGCCGAGGTTTTCGTGATGGACAACAAGGGGCTGAATGTCGGCCAGAGTGATCCGACAAGTGACTACTGGCAAGGCGACGAGGCCAAGTTCCAGCAGACATTCGGGGTCGGTCCCGACGGTCAGCTGATCGACGAGGTGGAGTTCGACGATTCGTCGGAAAGCTTCATCAGCCAGGTCAGCAGGACCATCACGGATGCGTCCGGCGCCCCGATCGGCGCCGTCACGATCGGCATCAATGTGGAACTGCTCGGCGGCTAG
- a CDS encoding propionyl-CoA synthetase has protein sequence MGKLDEIYRRSIEDRDGFWTDAAAELEWIKPWEKVLDDSRAPHFYSWFPGAECNTCYNAVDRHADGGRGDQDAIIYDSPITGRQKRITYSDLRDKVARCAGVLKSLGIEKGDRVIIYMPMIPQAAVAMLACARIGAVHSVVFGGFASNELATRIKDARPRAILTASCGIEPGRIIPYQPLVEGALDLAPGIVESIVVTQREEARWDLKDGRDHDWKSALEGAAPAACVPVKATDPLYILYTSGTTGQPKGVVRDNGGHMVALKWSMKNIYDVDPGEIFWAASDVGWVVGHSYIVYAPLLQGCTTVLFEGKPVGTPDAGTFWRVIAEHGVTTLFTAPTAFRAIKKEDPRGALIGEYDLSKFRALFLAGERCDPDTLAWAQEKLKVPVIDHWWQTETGWPMASNCMGIEPLPVKPGSPTRAVPGYDIRVIDDKLNEVPRGEMGAICVKLPMPPSCLPTLWNADQRFIDSYLADYPGYYKTGDAGYMDEDGYLYVMSRIDDVINVAGHRLSTGAMEEVLASHPDVAECAVIGAEDQLKGQLPLGFLVLKAGVDRGEDEIVKDVVKLVRDQIGPVAAFKNATVVKRLPKTRSGKILRGTMASIADGKEYKTPATIDDPAILDEIAESLQAIGYPKR, from the coding sequence ATGGGAAAACTCGACGAAATCTATCGGCGCAGCATCGAGGATCGCGACGGTTTCTGGACCGATGCGGCGGCTGAGCTTGAGTGGATCAAGCCCTGGGAAAAGGTGCTGGACGACAGCCGTGCGCCGCATTTTTACAGCTGGTTCCCCGGTGCGGAATGCAACACCTGTTACAATGCCGTCGACCGCCATGCCGACGGAGGACGTGGCGATCAGGACGCGATCATCTATGACAGCCCGATCACCGGGCGGCAGAAGCGCATCACCTATTCCGACCTGAGGGACAAGGTCGCGCGCTGTGCCGGGGTGCTGAAGTCGCTGGGCATCGAGAAGGGCGACCGGGTCATCATCTACATGCCGATGATTCCGCAGGCCGCGGTTGCGATGCTGGCCTGCGCGCGGATCGGGGCCGTTCATTCGGTCGTCTTTGGCGGCTTTGCGTCGAACGAGTTGGCGACCCGGATCAAGGACGCGCGCCCGCGGGCGATTCTGACAGCGTCCTGCGGGATAGAGCCGGGACGCATAATTCCCTATCAGCCGCTGGTGGAAGGCGCCCTCGATCTGGCGCCGGGCATTGTCGAAAGCATCGTCGTGACCCAGCGCGAAGAAGCCCGATGGGACCTGAAGGACGGCCGTGATCACGACTGGAAGTCCGCTCTGGAGGGGGCGGCCCCGGCGGCATGCGTGCCGGTCAAGGCCACCGATCCGCTCTACATCCTGTATACATCCGGCACGACGGGTCAGCCGAAAGGCGTCGTGCGCGACAATGGCGGGCACATGGTTGCCCTGAAGTGGTCGATGAAGAACATCTATGACGTCGATCCGGGGGAAATCTTCTGGGCGGCGTCGGATGTCGGATGGGTCGTGGGGCATTCCTACATCGTCTACGCGCCGTTGCTACAGGGCTGCACGACCGTCCTATTCGAGGGGAAGCCCGTTGGCACACCGGATGCCGGGACGTTCTGGCGCGTGATCGCGGAGCATGGCGTGACGACGTTGTTCACCGCCCCGACCGCCTTCCGCGCGATCAAGAAGGAAGATCCTCGCGGCGCGCTGATCGGAGAATACGATCTGTCTAAGTTCCGCGCCCTGTTTCTGGCCGGGGAGCGCTGCGACCCGGACACACTGGCCTGGGCGCAGGAGAAGCTGAAGGTTCCGGTTATCGATCATTGGTGGCAGACGGAGACCGGCTGGCCGATGGCCTCGAACTGCATGGGGATCGAACCGTTGCCGGTCAAACCGGGGTCACCGACCCGTGCGGTTCCGGGCTACGACATCCGGGTCATCGACGACAAGCTGAACGAGGTCCCGCGCGGGGAGATGGGGGCGATCTGCGTCAAACTGCCGATGCCGCCGAGTTGCCTGCCGACGCTGTGGAACGCGGATCAGCGGTTCATCGACAGCTATCTGGCGGACTATCCCGGCTACTACAAGACCGGTGACGCAGGCTATATGGACGAGGATGGGTATCTCTATGTCATGTCGCGTATCGACGATGTGATCAATGTTGCCGGGCATCGCCTCTCGACGGGTGCGATGGAAGAGGTCCTTGCCTCGCATCCCGATGTCGCGGAATGCGCGGTGATCGGGGCGGAGGACCAGTTGAAGGGCCAGTTGCCGCTGGGCTTCCTGGTGCTGAAGGCCGGGGTCGACCGCGGTGAGGACGAGATCGTGAAGGATGTGGTCAAGCTGGTCCGCGATCAGATCGGGCCGGTCGCGGCCTTCAAGAACGCAACTGTGGTCAAGCGATTACCGAAAACCCGGTCCGGCAAGATTCTGCGCGGCACGATGGCGTCCATCGCCGACGGCAAGGAATACAAGACGCCGGCGACCATCGACGATCCCGCCATCCTGGACGAGATTGCCGAAAGCCTGCAGGCGATCGGCTATCCTAAGAGGTAG